A genomic stretch from Juglans microcarpa x Juglans regia isolate MS1-56 chromosome 3S, Jm3101_v1.0, whole genome shotgun sequence includes:
- the LOC121258718 gene encoding protein FAR1-RELATED SEQUENCE 5-like: MHGYYGPPSADIPSTSPNIPMHGYYGPVPTWSPGFLPFPAVNQYPSNVQNASYTFQHGMESQLSLSNTYVTSRFLGTEDNRPSVGETESPATSSRVEEIHPDRPDAEEIKCGSARTSEKVQMDGDDEPVSGMEFNSLEDLMSYYEEYGQKRGFGVMTKRSERGEDQTVRYVTIACARGGKARNRTINVANPRLTGKTKCKAKINALKVVDGKFRLTTIHNIHNHRVSGLLLLAWEVLRTSHFWKKDCRNYIDKARHLRLSVGGEGALRDYFLRMQFNNLGFVALMDLDDEGRLKNIFWADPRSRVVAYQYFGDVVTFDTTYLTNRYGMPFASFVGVNHHGQSILLGAALISSEDTETFVWLFQTWLQCMDGIAPKAIITDQDRAMKNAIAIVFPESRHRFCLWHILKKVSERLGCYSSYKTGMKTALIKSVYDTQTPDEFEKYWNQLISTYSLHENVWLQSLYTEREHWVPAFLKNVFWTGMSIMQRRESMNAFFDGYVHAYTNLKEFVDQYDNALKKKIENENCTDFQEVQQQLTGIIDLDPVLLKVDATVKTYLVEDEVHVEDFTKLVTHSVDFSEDDAVAKCTCGLFEMRGIVCRYIFAVFKCNGIKTIPDRYILDRWRKDIKRR, encoded by the exons ATGCACGGTTATTATGGACCCCCATCCGCA GACATACCATCAACTTCTCCAAACATCCCAATGCATGGTTACTATGGACCAGTGCCTACGTGGTCACCGGGTTTTCTCCCATTTCCCGCTGTCAACCAATATCCAAGCAATGTACAG AATGCTAGTTACACATTTCAACATGGCATGGAAAGCCAGTTGTCTCTCAGCAATACCTATGTTACAAGCAGATTTCTGGGTACGGAGGATAATAGACCCTCAGTTGGGGAAACTGAATCGCCAGCTACATCTTCTAGAGTTGAAGAAATTCATCCTGATAGACCAGATGCAGAAGAAATCAAGTGTGGTAGTGCCAGAACATCAGAGAAAGTGCAAATGGATGGTGATGATGAGCCAGTTTCGGGGATGGAGTTTAATTCCTTAGAAGATTTAATGAGTTATTATGAGGAATATGGTCAAAAACGCGGATTTGGGGTGATGACAAAAAGGAGTGAGAGGGGAGAGGATCAAACTGTTAGATATGTCACCATTGCCTGTGCCCGTGGAGGCAAGGCCCGGAATAGGACTATAAATGTCGCCAACCCACGTCTGACAGGAAAGACGAAATGTAAGGCAAAAATTAATGCGTTAAAAGTTGTTGATGGAAAGTTTCGGCTGACTACAATTCACAATATCCACAACCACAG agtttcgGGTCTCTTGTTGTTGGCATGGGAGGTTTTGAGAACctcccatttttggaaaaaggATTGCCGTAACTACATCGACAAGGCACGACATCTACGACTGAGCGTAGGTGGTGAGGGAGCGCTTCGAGACTACTTTTTACGGATGCAATTTAACAATCTGGGGTTCGTTGCACTAATGGACTTGGATGATGAAgggaggttaaaaaatatattctggGCAGACCCCCGTAGTAGAGTAGTAGCCTACCAATATTTCGGAGATGTCGTAACATTCGACACCACATACTTGACGAACCGATATGGGATGCCCTTTGCgtcatttgttggtgtaaaccaccatgggcagtcaattttgttgggagCTGCCTTGATTTCCTCTGAGGATACTGAGACTTTCGTGTGGTTATTCCAAACATGGTTGCAGTGTATGGATGGTATAGCGCCGAAGGCTATTATCACTGACCAAGATAGAgccatgaaaaatgcaattgcaaTAGTTTTCCCAGAAAGCCGACATAGATTTTGCCTGTGGCATATCTTAAAGAAAGTCTCTGAAAGGCTTGGCTGTTATAGTTCTTACAAAACTGGAATGAAAACTGCACTGATAAAATCTGTATATGATACCCAAACGCCAGatgagtttgaaaaatattggaatCAGTTGATTAGCACGTACAGCTTGCATGAGAATGTCTGGTTGCAGAGTTTATACACTGAGCGTGAGCATTGGGTACCGGCATTCTTGAAGAATGTTTTTTGGACTGGAATGAGTATAATGCAGCGGAGAGAGAGCATGAATGCCTTTTTTGATGGGTATGTTCATGCTTATacaaacttgaaagagtttGTCGATCAGTATGATAATGCCTtgaaaaagaagattgagaacgAAAATTGTACGGACTTCCA AGAAGTTCAACAGCAACTTACTGGCATTATCGACTTGGACCCAGTTTTACTGAAAGTGGATGCTACAGTCAAGACCTATCTGGTAGAGGATGAAGTTCATGTCGAAGATTTCACTAAGCTGGTTACACATTCAGTGGATTTTAGTGAGGACGATGCAGTCGCCAAGTGTACTTGTGGTTTATTTGAAATGAGGGGGATAGTGTGCCGGTACATCTTCGCCGTCTTCAAATGTAACGGGATTAAGACAATCCCAGATAGGTACATTTTGGATCGATGGAGGAAGGATATCAAAAGAAGATAG